One window of Phycisphaeraceae bacterium genomic DNA carries:
- a CDS encoding Gfo/Idh/MocA family oxidoreductase — protein MLTYGMVGGGQGAFIGAVHRMAVSLDNKARLVAGALSSTPERARASAKELGLASDRSYGSWKEMLEGELKRPANDRIDFVSIVTPNDTHFEVAKAFAAAGINVVCDKPLVHTSAQANELVETVAKSGVVFAVTYNYSGYPLVKQAASLVRAGKLGTIRKVFVEYHQGWLATALESGGQKQADWRTDPARSGAAGAVGDIGTHAENLVATITGLEMESLCADLTTFVPGRRLDDDAAILIRYKGGAKGTLTCSQVCVGEENNLSVRVYGTEGMISWRQEEPNSLLFQPRDGVRQIFTRSGPGVGAEAGRATRLPGGHPEAFIEAFANIYRGAIDAIAAKKAGAKPEGLATEFPTVRDGARGVHFIERVVESARKGAVWTDAKFTL, from the coding sequence CGGACAAGGGGCGTTCATCGGGGCGGTCCATCGCATGGCCGTCTCGCTCGACAACAAGGCGCGGCTGGTCGCGGGGGCGCTGTCATCGACGCCGGAGAGGGCGCGGGCATCCGCCAAAGAACTCGGCCTCGCGTCCGATCGGTCCTACGGATCGTGGAAGGAGATGCTGGAGGGCGAGCTGAAGCGTCCGGCAAACGATCGCATCGACTTCGTGTCGATCGTGACGCCAAATGACACACACTTTGAGGTCGCGAAGGCGTTTGCCGCGGCGGGGATCAATGTTGTGTGCGACAAGCCGCTCGTGCACACATCGGCGCAGGCGAATGAACTGGTCGAGACCGTCGCCAAGTCCGGCGTTGTCTTCGCGGTGACGTACAACTACTCGGGCTATCCGCTTGTGAAGCAGGCCGCGTCGCTGGTGCGTGCGGGCAAACTCGGCACCATCCGCAAGGTGTTTGTCGAGTACCACCAGGGGTGGTTGGCGACGGCGCTCGAATCCGGTGGGCAGAAGCAGGCGGACTGGCGGACGGATCCGGCGAGGTCGGGGGCCGCGGGGGCGGTCGGGGATATCGGCACGCACGCGGAGAATCTTGTCGCGACGATCACGGGGTTGGAGATGGAGTCGCTGTGCGCGGACCTGACGACGTTCGTGCCGGGGCGGCGGCTGGACGATGATGCCGCGATTCTGATCCGCTACAAGGGCGGTGCGAAGGGGACGCTGACGTGCTCGCAGGTGTGCGTCGGCGAGGAGAACAACCTTTCGGTCCGCGTGTACGGCACGGAGGGGATGATCTCGTGGAGGCAGGAGGAGCCGAACTCGCTTCTGTTCCAGCCCCGCGATGGCGTGCGGCAGATTTTCACGCGCTCCGGGCCGGGCGTCGGAGCGGAGGCCGGGCGCGCGACGCGGCTGCCGGGCGGGCATCCGGAGGCGTTCATCGAGGCGTTTGCGAATATCTACCGTGGGGCGATCGATGCTATTGCCGCGAAGAAGGCGGGGGCGAAGCCGGAGGGACTGGCGACGGAGTTCCCGACCGTGCGCGATGGTGCACGGGGCGTCCACTTCATCGAACGCGTCGTCGAGAGTGCACGCAAGGGCGCGGTGTGGACGGATGCGAAGTTCACGCTCTGA